The following proteins are co-located in the Gloeocapsa sp. PCC 7428 genome:
- a CDS encoding DMT family transporter encodes MEQFKLGSVSNTPQDLISNGFAAIALGMALLGIAFASILTVVAQYEIGPNATTFNRLGIAAIAFAGWNGFRFVSQIHAHSVSALVYTWRDRSLLAIAGTSFAASLTLWAWSLTQTSIANSTLLNNMMPLFTTLGAWLVLGQKFSARFVLGMAIAVCGAIAIGIEDFQGANSNLFGDSAALGAAMLAAVCLLSLEQLRLKFATPTIMQWTCLIGSLGVFPVILLTQEPLFPTSGVGWCTVISLAIVCQVVGQGLLTYSLAKFSSGLVAVSMLAIPAIAAVLALIIFAEKLSILNLCAFAVVLAGVYLAISARSD; translated from the coding sequence ATGGAGCAGTTCAAACTCGGCTCAGTTAGTAACACGCCTCAAGATTTGATCTCAAATGGATTTGCTGCGATCGCGCTGGGAATGGCTTTACTCGGAATTGCGTTTGCTTCGATTTTAACGGTTGTTGCTCAGTATGAAATTGGACCAAATGCAACAACTTTTAATCGCTTGGGCATCGCGGCGATCGCATTTGCAGGATGGAATGGATTCAGGTTTGTTAGTCAAATTCACGCACATTCTGTATCGGCGCTGGTTTATACCTGGCGCGATCGCAGTTTACTCGCAATCGCGGGAACGAGTTTCGCCGCTTCACTCACATTATGGGCATGGTCATTAACGCAAACGAGTATTGCTAACTCTACATTACTGAATAATATGATGCCGCTGTTTACAACTTTGGGTGCGTGGCTCGTACTTGGTCAAAAATTTTCAGCTAGATTTGTCTTAGGAATGGCGATCGCTGTGTGTGGCGCGATCGCGATTGGAATTGAAGATTTTCAAGGCGCAAATAGTAACCTTTTCGGCGATAGTGCGGCGTTAGGCGCAGCGATGTTAGCAGCAGTATGTCTTTTGAGTTTAGAGCAACTCCGCCTTAAATTTGCAACACCGACAATTATGCAATGGACGTGTTTAATCGGGAGTTTGGGTGTATTTCCCGTTATCTTACTGACGCAAGAGCCATTGTTTCCTACGTCTGGGGTTGGTTGGTGTACAGTTATTTCTTTAGCGATTGTCTGCCAAGTTGTCGGTCAAGGATTACTAACGTATAGCTTGGCAAAATTTTCCTCTGGGTTAGTTGCTGTGTCGATGCTGGCGATTCCGGCGATCGCTGCTGTACTCGCGCTGATTATTTTTGCCGAAAAGTTGAGTATTTTGAATTTATGCGCGTTTGCGGTTGTTCTGGCGGGCGTTTACTTAGCCATATCCGCACGGAGTGATTAG